One genomic segment of Protaetiibacter intestinalis includes these proteins:
- a CDS encoding isoprenyl transferase, producing MPVKKTHRDAVDFVPLDWTGKYPPAIPASAVPEHVAIVMDGNGRWANRQGLTRIEGHKAGEAALLDVVAGAIQLGVKHLSVYAFSTENWKRSPDEVRFLMGFNRDVLHRRRDQLNEWGVRVRWAGRRPRLWRSVIDELQFAERLTAHNDTLTLTMCVNYGGRTELQDAVRGIAREVAAGRLHPDRIGEKTIARHLYIPDMPDVDLFVRSSGEQRTSNFLLWQSAYAEMVFLDTLWPDFSRENLWEAVELYAARTRRFGGAVDTPTA from the coding sequence GTGCCCGTCAAGAAGACCCACCGCGACGCGGTCGACTTCGTGCCGCTCGACTGGACGGGGAAGTACCCGCCCGCGATCCCGGCGTCCGCGGTACCGGAGCACGTCGCGATCGTGATGGACGGCAACGGCCGCTGGGCGAACCGTCAGGGCCTCACCCGCATCGAGGGGCACAAGGCGGGCGAGGCGGCCCTGCTCGACGTCGTCGCGGGCGCGATCCAGCTGGGGGTGAAGCACCTCTCCGTCTACGCGTTCTCGACCGAGAACTGGAAGCGCAGCCCCGACGAGGTGCGCTTCCTCATGGGCTTCAACCGCGACGTGCTGCACCGCCGTCGCGACCAGCTCAACGAGTGGGGCGTGCGGGTGCGCTGGGCCGGCCGGCGACCGCGGCTGTGGCGCTCCGTCATCGACGAGCTGCAGTTCGCCGAACGCCTCACCGCGCACAACGACACCCTCACCCTCACGATGTGCGTCAACTACGGCGGTCGCACCGAGTTGCAGGATGCCGTGCGCGGCATCGCGCGCGAGGTCGCCGCGGGGCGGCTGCACCCCGACCGCATCGGCGAGAAGACGATCGCGCGCCACCTCTACATCCCCGACATGCCCGACGTCGACCTGTTCGTGCGCAGCTCCGGCGAGCAGCGCACGAGCAACTTCCTGCTGTGGCAGTCGGCCTACGCCGAGATGGTGTTCCTCGACACCCTGTGGCCCGACTTCAGCCGCGAGAACCTGTGGGAGGCGGTCGAGCTCTACGCCGCCCGCACCCGCCGCTTCGGGGGCGCCGTCGACACGCCCACCGCCTGA
- a CDS encoding trimeric intracellular cation channel family protein, giving the protein MDLLAVGIGSVQGAAFAAQFRDRRLDLLGVAIVGIATGFGGGLLRDILLGQVPLALQSNWYLPVATVAALVGMLLQRLVHRLGVTLNILDAVTIGMFGALGTTKALALGLPAVPAVFVGAVAAVGGSILRDLLLNLPIAIMQVGSLYAVAAIVGSATLVVLDALGADVLLAGIVCVAVTFGVRVLALAFHWSLPEQRHLPTGAIRIVRRPKPDADR; this is encoded by the coding sequence ATGGACCTGCTGGCCGTCGGCATCGGCAGCGTGCAGGGGGCGGCGTTCGCGGCCCAGTTCCGTGACCGTCGTCTCGACCTCCTCGGGGTGGCGATCGTCGGCATCGCGACGGGCTTCGGCGGCGGTCTGCTGCGCGACATCCTGCTCGGGCAGGTGCCGCTCGCGCTGCAGAGCAACTGGTATCTGCCGGTCGCGACCGTCGCGGCGCTCGTCGGCATGCTGCTGCAGCGGCTCGTGCACCGGCTCGGCGTGACGCTCAACATCCTGGATGCCGTGACGATCGGCATGTTCGGGGCGCTCGGCACGACGAAGGCGCTCGCGCTCGGGCTTCCGGCGGTGCCCGCGGTGTTCGTGGGGGCGGTGGCCGCGGTCGGCGGCTCGATCCTGCGCGACCTGCTGCTGAACCTGCCGATCGCGATCATGCAGGTGGGCTCGCTCTACGCGGTCGCCGCGATCGTCGGCTCGGCGACCCTCGTGGTGCTCGACGCGCTCGGGGCGGATGTGCTGCTCGCCGGGATCGTGTGCGTCGCGGTGACCTTCGGGGTGCGGGTGCTCGCGCTCGCCTTCCACTGGTCGCTCCCGGAGCAACGCCACCTGCCGACCGGCGCCATCCGCATCGTGCGACGCCCGAAGCCCGACGCGGATCGCTGA
- a CDS encoding PrsW family intramembrane metalloprotease has translation MSFDTTTPNPAPQPAAAPAEVQAQTQTPVQPAFAQPASPRNALFGWAIAGYVVVGLASLAVIGYLLYALGPVLLLVSGFLALVPLAIVLLGVLWIDRWEPEPRALLVFGFLWGAGMSVAVALLVGLGIEVAAYAAGVDPAVSDVLGGVLQAPVVEESAKGIGVLLIFLIARRYFDGPVDGIVYAAVVAGGFAFTENILYFASSVAYSGLLSTDAGLTFFVRGIMSPFAHAMFTSMTGLFIGLWGRRSVAGGVGGFFVGLLLAMTLHAIWNATALLGIIGWFFVYLIVQVPLFAGAIVLVVQLRKREAKLTQQRLDEYAAAGWFAPSEAQTLGTGAGRKQAMTWAKAHGIAPLMKAYIRDATHLAFARQRIVTGRDRIGAQRDEQELLAKVAASRQALQAAASPAR, from the coding sequence ATGTCGTTCGATACCACCACCCCGAACCCCGCTCCTCAGCCCGCCGCGGCCCCCGCTGAGGTGCAGGCCCAGACCCAGACCCCCGTGCAGCCCGCCTTCGCGCAGCCCGCGAGCCCGCGCAACGCCCTCTTCGGCTGGGCGATCGCCGGCTACGTCGTGGTGGGGCTCGCGAGCCTCGCCGTCATCGGCTACCTGCTCTACGCGCTCGGTCCCGTGCTGCTGCTCGTGAGCGGGTTCCTCGCCCTCGTGCCCCTCGCGATCGTGCTGCTCGGTGTGCTGTGGATCGACCGCTGGGAGCCGGAGCCGCGCGCGCTGCTCGTGTTCGGCTTCCTGTGGGGCGCCGGCATGTCGGTCGCGGTCGCGCTGCTCGTGGGCCTCGGCATCGAGGTCGCGGCCTACGCGGCGGGTGTCGACCCGGCGGTCTCGGATGTGCTGGGCGGCGTGCTGCAGGCGCCCGTCGTGGAGGAGTCGGCCAAGGGCATCGGCGTGCTGCTGATCTTCCTCATCGCCCGTCGGTACTTCGACGGGCCGGTCGACGGCATCGTCTACGCCGCGGTCGTCGCGGGCGGCTTCGCCTTCACCGAGAACATCCTCTACTTCGCGAGCTCGGTGGCCTACTCGGGCCTGCTGTCGACGGATGCGGGGCTCACCTTCTTCGTCCGCGGCATCATGTCGCCGTTCGCCCACGCCATGTTCACCTCGATGACGGGTCTGTTCATCGGCCTCTGGGGCCGGCGTTCGGTCGCCGGCGGCGTCGGCGGCTTCTTCGTCGGCCTGCTGCTCGCGATGACCCTGCACGCGATCTGGAACGCGACCGCCCTTCTCGGCATCATCGGCTGGTTCTTCGTCTACCTCATCGTGCAGGTGCCGCTGTTCGCCGGGGCGATCGTGCTCGTCGTGCAGCTGCGCAAGCGCGAGGCGAAGCTCACCCAGCAGCGCCTCGACGAGTACGCGGCGGCCGGCTGGTTCGCCCCCTCCGAGGCGCAGACGCTCGGCACGGGCGCGGGTCGCAAGCAGGCGATGACGTGGGCGAAGGCGCACGGGATCGCGCCGCTCATGAAGGCCTACATCCGCGACGCGACGCACCTGGCCTTCGCGCGCCAGCGCATCGTCACGGGACGCGACCGGATCGGCGCCCAGCGCGACGAGCAGGAGCTGCTCGCCAAGGTGGCCGCCTCTCGCCAGGCGCTGCAGGCGGCGGCGAGCCCCGCCCGCTGA
- a CDS encoding nucleotide disphospho-sugar-binding domain-containing protein: MTSVILGAIPFDGHVAPMLGVARRFVELGIRVRFLTGAAYAERVRATGAEFLPLPADADRVDADVVRETDGRRLSGAAALRDNLTRVFIEPAAGQYRALLEAIAAGPVDAVLTETGFSGAAGLLRTPGHPPVVVCGIIPLGVTSRDTAPFGLGLSPDASPLGRIRNRALAWFMRRVMFRENQEAADALMRELTGEDMHGFFLDWSREADAIAQFTVPSFEYPRSDAPANLRFFGPVSRLEPSTVATPDWWSELDGTRPIVHVTQGTLANDDLGELIRPTLDALAGDDVLVVVSTGGRPVSALGELPANARAAEMLPYAELMPRVDVFVTNGGYGGLHYALESGVPMVVAGDTEDKPETAARVAWSGVGVNLRTGTPTASAIGSAVHEVLADGRYARAAARIGADIQASPGVDGLAELVRALTPARA; this comes from the coding sequence ATGACCTCCGTCATCCTCGGCGCGATCCCCTTCGACGGCCACGTCGCGCCCATGCTCGGCGTCGCCCGCCGCTTCGTCGAGCTCGGCATCCGCGTGCGCTTCCTCACGGGCGCCGCCTACGCCGAGCGCGTCCGCGCCACGGGCGCCGAGTTCCTGCCCCTCCCGGCGGACGCCGACCGCGTGGATGCCGACGTCGTGCGCGAGACGGACGGCAGGCGGCTGAGCGGTGCCGCAGCGCTCCGCGACAACCTCACGCGCGTCTTCATCGAGCCGGCCGCCGGCCAGTACCGCGCGCTGCTCGAGGCCATCGCGGCCGGGCCCGTCGACGCCGTGCTCACCGAGACCGGCTTCAGCGGCGCCGCGGGACTGCTGCGCACCCCCGGCCACCCGCCCGTCGTCGTGTGCGGCATCATCCCGCTCGGGGTCACGAGCCGCGACACGGCACCCTTCGGCCTCGGGCTCTCCCCCGACGCGAGCCCGCTCGGCCGCATCCGGAACCGTGCGCTCGCCTGGTTCATGCGCCGGGTCATGTTCCGCGAGAACCAGGAGGCCGCCGACGCGCTCATGCGGGAGCTGACCGGCGAGGACATGCACGGGTTCTTCCTCGACTGGTCGCGTGAGGCCGACGCCATCGCGCAGTTCACGGTGCCCTCGTTCGAGTACCCGCGCAGCGACGCCCCCGCGAACCTGCGCTTCTTCGGCCCCGTGTCGCGACTCGAGCCCTCCACCGTCGCGACGCCCGACTGGTGGTCGGAACTCGACGGCACGCGTCCGATCGTGCACGTCACCCAGGGCACGCTCGCCAACGACGACCTCGGCGAGCTCATCCGCCCCACCCTCGACGCCCTCGCGGGCGACGACGTGCTCGTTGTCGTGAGCACCGGCGGGCGGCCGGTGTCGGCGCTCGGTGAGCTGCCGGCCAACGCCCGCGCCGCGGAGATGCTGCCGTACGCGGAGCTCATGCCGCGCGTCGACGTCTTCGTCACGAACGGCGGCTACGGCGGGCTGCACTACGCCCTCGAGAGCGGCGTGCCGATGGTCGTCGCCGGCGACACGGAGGACAAGCCCGAGACGGCGGCGCGCGTCGCCTGGTCGGGTGTCGGGGTGAACCTGCGCACCGGCACGCCCACGGCATCCGCCATCGGCAGCGCCGTGCACGAGGTGCTCGCCGACGGCCGCTACGCCCGCGCCGCCGCCCGCATCGGCGCCGACATCCAGGCCTCGCCCGGTGTCGACGGCCTCGCCGAGCTCGTGCGCGCGCTCACGCCCGCCCGCGCCTGA
- a CDS encoding SDR family oxidoreductase: MTILVTGGTGRLGRHAVDALRARGHEPRILSRRPGADHIVADLGTGEGLAAALDGVDTVLHLATTRSKDIGQTRMLLDAMAGTGAHLVFISIVGVDRAPYAYYRDKVASEEAIAASGVPHTIIRVTQFHGFVSEFLDAQRRLPVTVVVPATVQTIHMPEVAARLAELVDARPAGRVADLGGPELLTLREHAVQWQQAHGIRRPIWSLRLPGRFARAAREGGLTSGLPGGGRVTFREYLAEELGNRATNGA; this comes from the coding sequence ATGACCATCCTCGTCACCGGCGGCACCGGCCGCCTCGGCCGGCACGCCGTCGACGCCCTCCGCGCCCGCGGACACGAGCCCCGCATCCTGAGCCGCCGGCCCGGCGCCGACCACATCGTCGCCGACCTCGGCACGGGCGAGGGCCTCGCCGCGGCGCTCGACGGCGTCGACACCGTGCTGCACCTCGCCACCACGCGTTCGAAGGACATCGGGCAGACGCGGATGCTGCTGGATGCGATGGCGGGCACGGGCGCGCACCTCGTGTTCATCTCGATCGTCGGCGTCGATCGGGCGCCGTACGCGTACTACCGCGACAAGGTGGCGAGCGAGGAGGCCATCGCGGCGTCGGGGGTGCCGCACACGATCATCCGCGTCACCCAGTTCCACGGTTTCGTCTCCGAGTTCCTCGACGCGCAGCGACGGCTGCCGGTGACCGTCGTCGTGCCCGCGACCGTGCAGACCATCCACATGCCCGAGGTGGCCGCCCGGCTCGCCGAGCTCGTCGACGCCCGACCTGCGGGGCGAGTCGCCGATCTCGGCGGCCCCGAGCTGCTCACCCTGCGCGAGCACGCCGTGCAGTGGCAGCAGGCGCACGGCATCCGTCGCCCGATCTGGTCGCTGCGGCTTCCCGGTCGCTTCGCCCGCGCCGCACGCGAGGGCGGCCTCACGAGCGGACTGCCGGGCGGCGGGCGCGTCACCTTCCGCGAGTACCTCGCCGAGGAACTCGGCAACCGTGCTACGAATGGGGCGTGA
- a CDS encoding PadR family transcriptional regulator produces the protein MIATDHATQLRRGVVEACILGLLARESMYGWQLAERLIADGAIIGSIGTLYPVLSRLRERGLVTSYEVASESGPPRRYYELTTAGAAALHRFRDDWTSFAASVTQIIAPEETP, from the coding sequence ATGATAGCGACGGACCATGCGACGCAACTGCGGCGCGGTGTCGTCGAAGCATGCATCCTCGGCCTGCTCGCCCGCGAGTCGATGTACGGCTGGCAACTCGCCGAACGGCTCATCGCCGACGGCGCCATCATCGGCAGCATCGGCACGCTCTACCCGGTGCTCTCCCGGCTGCGCGAGCGCGGCCTCGTCACGAGTTACGAGGTGGCTTCCGAGTCCGGCCCGCCGCGTCGCTACTACGAACTCACCACGGCGGGCGCCGCCGCACTGCACCGTTTCCGCGACGACTGGACCAGTTTCGCGGCATCCGTCACCCAGATCATCGCCCCCGAGGAGACACCATGA
- the leuA gene encoding 2-isopropylmalate synthase — translation MKNTQQPSAMPIHRYRPYHEQFRVELPDRTWPDRHIEKAPLWCAVDLRDGNQALIDPMSPERKRIMFDLLVRMGYKQIEVGFPSASQTDFDFVRQLIEEGLIPDDVTIQVLTQARDHLIERTYESIRGAKNVIVHLYNSTSVLQREVVFRSDKQGIVDIALHGARKCRELEATVPGTNVFYEYSPESYTGTELEYAVDVCNQVLEIFEPTPERKVIINLPSTVEMATPNVYADSIEWMSRHLNHRENVILSLHPHNDRGTAIAAAELGYQAGADRIEGCLFGNGERTGNVDLVALGINLFTQGIDPQIDFSDLDAIRVTAEYCNQLKVHERSPWAGDLVYTAFSGSHQDAIKKGFEAMDARAAEAGVAVTELEWAVPYLPVDPKDLGRGYEAVVRVNSQSGKGGVAYLLKTDHALDLPRKLQIEFSGVVQAKTDAEGGEVTSEQIWEIFQDEYLPAAHADDKWGRYELLSTRTASELTGVVSLDIRWRIGEEVTEAHGEGNGPIAAFLGIMSAAGHEIKLYDYVEHALSASGDAQAAAYVELQVGEKRLWGVGIDADISTASLKAVVSAVNRAVRFESGDRELAAV, via the coding sequence ATGAAGAACACCCAGCAGCCCTCCGCGATGCCGATCCATCGCTATCGCCCGTACCACGAGCAGTTCCGCGTCGAACTGCCCGACCGCACCTGGCCCGACAGGCACATCGAGAAGGCGCCCCTCTGGTGCGCGGTCGACCTGCGCGACGGCAACCAGGCCCTCATCGACCCGATGAGCCCCGAACGCAAGCGCATCATGTTCGACCTGCTCGTGCGGATGGGCTACAAGCAGATCGAGGTGGGCTTCCCCTCGGCGAGCCAGACCGACTTCGACTTCGTGCGGCAGCTCATCGAGGAGGGCCTCATCCCGGATGACGTCACCATCCAGGTGCTGACCCAGGCGCGCGACCACCTCATCGAGCGCACCTACGAGTCGATCCGGGGCGCGAAGAACGTCATCGTGCACCTGTACAACTCGACGAGCGTGCTGCAGCGCGAGGTCGTGTTCCGGAGCGACAAGCAGGGCATCGTCGACATCGCCCTGCACGGCGCCCGCAAGTGCCGCGAGCTGGAGGCGACCGTGCCCGGCACGAACGTCTTCTACGAGTACTCGCCCGAGAGCTACACGGGCACCGAGCTCGAGTACGCGGTCGACGTGTGCAACCAGGTGCTCGAGATCTTCGAGCCGACCCCCGAGCGCAAGGTCATCATCAACCTGCCCTCGACGGTCGAGATGGCGACGCCGAACGTCTACGCCGACTCGATCGAGTGGATGAGCCGGCACCTGAACCACCGCGAGAACGTCATCCTGAGCCTGCACCCGCACAACGACCGCGGCACCGCGATCGCGGCGGCCGAGCTCGGCTACCAGGCCGGCGCCGACCGCATCGAGGGCTGCCTCTTCGGCAACGGCGAGCGCACCGGCAACGTCGACCTCGTCGCGCTCGGCATCAACCTGTTCACGCAGGGCATCGACCCGCAGATCGACTTCTCCGACCTCGACGCGATCCGCGTGACGGCCGAGTACTGCAACCAGCTCAAGGTGCACGAGCGGAGCCCCTGGGCGGGCGACCTCGTCTACACGGCCTTCTCGGGATCCCACCAGGACGCCATCAAGAAGGGCTTCGAGGCGATGGATGCGCGCGCCGCCGAGGCGGGCGTGGCGGTCACCGAGCTCGAGTGGGCGGTTCCGTACCTGCCGGTCGACCCGAAGGACCTCGGCCGCGGCTACGAGGCCGTCGTGCGCGTCAACTCGCAGTCCGGCAAGGGTGGCGTCGCCTACCTGCTGAAGACCGACCACGCGCTCGACCTGCCGCGCAAGCTCCAGATCGAGTTCTCGGGCGTCGTGCAGGCCAAGACGGATGCCGAGGGCGGCGAGGTCACGAGCGAGCAGATCTGGGAGATCTTCCAGGACGAGTACCTGCCGGCCGCGCACGCCGACGACAAGTGGGGCCGCTACGAGCTGCTCTCGACCCGGACGGCGAGCGAGCTGACGGGGGTCGTGAGCCTCGACATCCGCTGGCGCATCGGTGAGGAGGTGACCGAGGCGCACGGCGAGGGCAACGGCCCGATCGCGGCGTTCCTCGGGATCATGTCGGCCGCCGGCCACGAGATCAAGCTCTACGACTACGTCGAGCATGCGCTCAGCGCCTCCGGCGACGCGCAGGCCGCGGCCTACGTGGAGCTGCAGGTGGGCGAGAAGCGCCTGTGGGGCGTCGGGATCGACGCCGACATCTCCACCGCATCCCTCAAGGCCGTCGTCTCGGCCGTGAACCGCGCCGTGCGGTTCGAGTCGGGCGACCGCGAGCTCGCCGCCGTCTGA
- a CDS encoding TetR/AcrR family transcriptional regulator — translation MPTDTRRYSSELREQQAAQTRRRIVEAAVVRFAENGYERTTLAEIASEAKVSVETVRAHGPKAALVVAAVECVTYNHELQPFIESELGQGYVAQPDPESFLDHAVGVSLEINKLSYGAFAALASAAAGDPELDRALTERLALAREEIDQLVGICLDRGWARTDLSRDELVTTVWVLVMPETYERLVVRAGFSETRYLAWLRRTLAEAVLPRS, via the coding sequence ATGCCGACCGACACCCGTCGTTACAGCTCGGAGTTGCGCGAGCAGCAGGCCGCGCAGACGCGCCGGCGCATCGTCGAGGCGGCCGTCGTGCGTTTCGCCGAGAACGGCTACGAGCGCACGACGCTCGCCGAGATCGCGAGCGAGGCGAAGGTGTCGGTGGAGACCGTCCGCGCGCACGGGCCGAAGGCGGCGCTCGTGGTCGCTGCCGTCGAGTGCGTGACCTACAACCACGAGCTCCAGCCCTTCATCGAGAGCGAGCTCGGCCAGGGCTACGTGGCGCAGCCCGACCCCGAGTCGTTCCTCGACCACGCCGTCGGCGTCAGTCTCGAGATCAACAAGCTCAGTTACGGGGCCTTCGCGGCGCTCGCGAGTGCGGCCGCGGGGGATCCCGAACTCGACCGGGCGCTCACCGAGCGTCTCGCGCTCGCGCGCGAGGAGATCGACCAGCTCGTCGGCATCTGCCTCGACCGCGGCTGGGCGCGCACCGACCTGTCACGCGACGAGCTCGTGACGACCGTCTGGGTGCTCGTGATGCCCGAGACCTACGAGCGCCTCGTCGTGCGCGCGGGCTTCAGCGAGACCCGCTACCTGGCCTGGCTGCGTCGCACCCTCGCCGAGGCGGTGCTGCCGAGGTCCTGA
- a CDS encoding ABC transporter permease, translated as MDALILARRTVTKMVRNPEQFIDVTLQPVLMTVIFVFIFGGAVSGGTEQYLLLTLPAIVVQTIMFTSMTIGVNLNTDLKNGVFDRFRSLPIGRSAPLVGAVLGDIVRHTIAVGVSLAFGALIGFRFHTSPLEVLSAIVLMIVFAVSLCWISVFVGMIVRSSGAVQGISFLVVFPLTFGSSAFVPADTLPDWLQAWVSINPVNHVIEAMRGLLVGADHMAGDITLGGQILWVLASCVVLVGVFFPLATWAYRRKI; from the coding sequence ATGGACGCCCTCATCCTCGCCCGCCGCACCGTCACCAAGATGGTGCGCAACCCCGAGCAGTTCATCGACGTGACGCTGCAGCCCGTGCTCATGACGGTGATCTTCGTGTTCATCTTCGGCGGCGCGGTCTCCGGCGGCACCGAGCAGTACCTGCTGCTCACGCTGCCCGCGATCGTCGTGCAGACGATCATGTTCACCTCCATGACGATCGGCGTGAACCTCAACACCGACCTCAAGAACGGCGTGTTCGACCGCTTCCGCTCGCTGCCGATCGGCCGCTCCGCGCCGCTCGTCGGCGCCGTGCTCGGCGACATCGTGCGGCACACGATCGCGGTGGGCGTGAGCCTCGCCTTCGGCGCGCTCATCGGCTTCCGCTTCCACACCTCCCCGCTGGAGGTGCTGTCGGCGATCGTGCTCATGATCGTGTTCGCCGTGAGCCTGTGCTGGATCTCGGTGTTCGTGGGGATGATCGTGCGCAGTTCGGGCGCCGTGCAGGGCATCTCGTTCCTCGTGGTGTTCCCGCTGACGTTCGGCTCCTCGGCGTTCGTGCCGGCCGACACGCTGCCCGACTGGCTGCAGGCCTGGGTGTCGATCAACCCCGTCAACCACGTCATCGAGGCCATGCGCGGCCTGCTCGTCGGCGCCGACCACATGGCGGGAGACATCACGCTCGGCGGCCAGATCCTCTGGGTGCTGGCGAGCTGCGTCGTGCTCGTCGGGGTGTTCTTCCCGCTCGCGACGTGGGCCTACCGCCGCAAGATCTGA
- a CDS encoding HAAS signaling domain-containing protein, producing MTQTDSYLAALQRELADVDRATRDELVRGIREELDGLGDAEAAERLRELGDPAFVAASARSEARQVVAEPQKQDAAWYSVVTVLLGSIGGFVVPVIGWLVGLVMLWMSSTWQLRHKVVGTLLTLAGPGGLLLFTLPAYTVTEVTVSDASGFGKVPGANPLVPAGATTPWGAIVAAAVLALAWVVGWIWLLVVADRARRR from the coding sequence ATGACCCAGACAGACAGCTACCTCGCGGCCCTCCAGCGCGAGCTGGCCGACGTCGACCGCGCGACCCGTGATGAGCTCGTGCGCGGCATCCGCGAGGAGCTCGACGGGCTCGGCGACGCCGAGGCCGCCGAGCGGCTGCGCGAGCTCGGGGACCCCGCCTTCGTCGCCGCGAGCGCGCGCTCGGAGGCGCGGCAGGTGGTGGCAGAGCCGCAAAAGCAGGATGCCGCCTGGTACAGCGTCGTCACCGTGCTGCTCGGCTCGATCGGCGGCTTCGTGGTGCCGGTGATCGGCTGGCTCGTCGGGCTCGTCATGCTCTGGATGTCGTCGACCTGGCAGCTACGACACAAGGTCGTCGGCACCCTGCTGACCCTGGCGGGACCCGGCGGGCTCCTGCTGTTCACCCTCCCGGCCTACACCGTGACGGAGGTGACGGTCTCCGATGCGTCCGGCTTCGGGAAGGTCCCCGGGGCGAACCCGCTTGTGCCCGCCGGGGCGACGACGCCGTGGGGGGCGATCGTGGCGGCCGCCGTGCTCGCCCTCGCCTGGGTCGTCGGCTGGATCTGGCTGCTCGTGGTCGCGGATCGCGCGCGCCGCCGCTGA
- the recO gene encoding DNA repair protein RecO, translating to MPTYRDEAVVLRTHKLGEADRIVTMLSRQHGKVRAVAKGVRRTGSRFGARLEPFMVVDVQCYIGRSLDIVQQAEMLGSYGGDIAGDYARFTAATAMVETADRLTEHEAGLQHYLLLVGALRSLSRAEHTPGLTLDSYLLRALSIAGWAPSFVDCAVTGEPGPHSAFVVQLGGVVSDAAAPPGSPRLDPATLQLLAALLAGDWDAAEAADERTRAQASGVAAAYTQFHLERGLRSLEHVDRTIA from the coding sequence GTGCCCACCTACCGTGACGAAGCCGTCGTGCTGCGCACCCACAAGCTGGGTGAAGCCGACCGCATCGTCACGATGCTGAGCAGGCAGCACGGCAAGGTGCGGGCCGTCGCGAAGGGGGTGCGCCGCACCGGCTCGCGTTTCGGCGCGCGGCTCGAGCCCTTCATGGTGGTCGACGTGCAGTGCTACATCGGCCGCAGCCTCGACATCGTGCAGCAGGCCGAGATGCTCGGCTCCTACGGCGGCGACATCGCGGGCGACTACGCACGCTTCACCGCGGCGACCGCCATGGTCGAGACCGCCGACCGCCTCACCGAGCACGAGGCGGGCCTGCAGCACTACCTGCTGCTCGTGGGGGCGCTGCGCTCGCTCAGCCGCGCCGAGCACACCCCGGGCCTCACCCTCGACTCCTACCTGCTGCGGGCGCTCTCGATCGCCGGCTGGGCGCCGAGCTTCGTCGACTGCGCCGTCACGGGCGAGCCCGGCCCGCACTCGGCCTTCGTCGTGCAGCTCGGGGGAGTGGTGTCGGATGCCGCGGCCCCTCCCGGCTCCCCGCGCCTCGACCCCGCCACCCTGCAGCTGCTCGCGGCGCTCCTCGCGGGCGACTGGGATGCCGCGGAGGCCGCCGACGAGCGCACCCGCGCCCAGGCATCCGGGGTCGCCGCCGCCTACACCCAGTTCCACCTCGAGCGGGGTCTGCGCTCCCTCGAGCACGTCGATCGGACCATCGCCTAG
- a CDS encoding ATP-binding cassette domain-containing protein: protein MTNFAIEAHGLTKSFGSTRALAGIDLEVPEGRVLGVLGPNGAGKTTAVRILATLLRPDSGTARVAGHDVLAEPDAVRRSIGLTGQYASVDEDLTGVENLVMIGRLLHLPASQAKARAAELLDRFDLTDAGRRLAKTYSGGMRRRLDLAASLVGHPSVVYLDEPTTGLDPAKRDDVWNMVRALVADGTTVLLTTQYLEEADALAHDITVIDHGRVIAHDTPLGLKSQLGGQTLVVRPADAAQLPRVAGLLAEVGTRAPEHPSEEEVSVPVTGDDALVRTVARLAEEGIAVTELSLRLPSLDEVFYALTGRTQQADADASALETEGANA, encoded by the coding sequence ATGACCAATTTCGCGATCGAGGCCCACGGCCTCACCAAGAGCTTCGGGTCGACCCGGGCTCTCGCCGGGATCGACCTCGAGGTGCCCGAGGGCCGCGTGCTCGGCGTGCTCGGCCCGAACGGGGCCGGCAAGACCACCGCGGTGCGCATCCTCGCGACCCTGCTGCGACCCGACTCCGGCACGGCGCGCGTCGCCGGCCACGACGTGCTCGCCGAGCCCGACGCGGTGCGCCGCTCGATCGGCCTCACCGGCCAGTACGCGAGCGTCGACGAGGACCTGACAGGCGTCGAGAACCTCGTCATGATCGGCCGCCTGCTGCACCTGCCGGCCTCCCAGGCGAAGGCGCGCGCGGCCGAGCTGCTCGACCGTTTCGACCTCACGGATGCCGGACGTCGCCTCGCCAAGACCTACTCGGGCGGCATGCGCCGCCGTCTCGACCTCGCCGCGAGCCTCGTCGGGCACCCGAGCGTCGTCTACCTCGACGAGCCGACGACCGGCCTCGACCCCGCCAAGCGCGACGACGTGTGGAACATGGTGCGCGCGCTCGTCGCCGACGGCACGACCGTGCTGCTGACGACGCAGTACCTCGAGGAGGCCGACGCGCTCGCGCACGACATCACCGTCATCGACCACGGGCGGGTGATCGCCCACGACACCCCGCTCGGCCTCAAGTCGCAGCTCGGCGGGCAGACGCTCGTCGTGCGCCCCGCGGATGCCGCCCAGCTGCCGCGCGTGGCCGGCCTGCTCGCGGAGGTGGGCACCCGGGCGCCGGAGCACCCCTCCGAGGAGGAGGTGTCGGTGCCCGTCACGGGCGACGACGCGCTCGTGCGCACCGTCGCCCGGCTCGCCGAGGAGGGCATCGCGGTGACCGAGCTGTCGCTGCGCCTGCCGAGCCTCGACGAGGTCTTCTACGCGCTCACCGGGCGCACCCAGCAGGCGGACGCCGACGCATCCGCACTCGAGACCGAAGGAGCGAACGCCTGA